From a region of the Chroicocephalus ridibundus chromosome 8, bChrRid1.1, whole genome shotgun sequence genome:
- the MAGOH gene encoding protein mago nashi homolog — translation MASDFYLRYYVGHKGKFGHEFLEFEFRPDGKLRYANNSNYKNDVMIRKEAYVHKSVMEELKRIIDDSEITKEDDALWPPPDRVGRQELEIVIGDEHISFTTSKIGSLIDVNQSKDPEGLRVFYYLVQDLKCLVFSLIGLHFKIKPI, via the exons atGGCGAGCGACTTCTACCTCCGCTACTACGTGGGGCACAAGGGCAAGTTCGGCCACGAGTTCCTCGAGTTCGAGTTCCGGCCCGACg GGAAGCTGCGTTACGCCAACAACAGCAACTACAAGAACGACGTCATGATCCGAAAGGAG GCTTATGTGCACAAGAGTGTGATGGAGGAGCTGAAGAGGATCATCGACGACAGCGAGATCACAAAAGAGGATGACGCGCTGTGGCCGCCTCCTGACAGAGTTGGCCGACAG GAGCTTGAAATAGTAATTGGTGATGAGCACATCTCCTTTACCACGTCAAAAATCGGTTCACTCATTGATGTAAATCAATCCAA GGATCCAGAAGGCTTGAGAGTGTTCTACTACCTGGTCCAGGACCTTAAGTGTCTAGTCTTCAGTCTTATTGGACTACACTTCAAGATTAAGCCAATTTAA
- the CZIB gene encoding CXXC motif containing zinc binding protein isoform X2 produces the protein MGRIGLQLRATLENITGLRAAGEDFRWYLKLKCGNCGEVSEKWQYLRLMDSAPLKGGRGSATMVQKCKLCSRENSIDILSQTIKPYNAEDSEKFKTIVEFECRGLEPVDFQPQDWNDYDEKTKESVGIYEVTHKFVKC, from the exons ATGGGG AGGATCGGGCTGCAGCTGCGCGCCACGCTGGAGAACATCACGGGGCTGCGGGCCGCGGGCGAGGACTTCCGATGGTACCTCAAG ctgaaatgtggGAACTGTGGTGAAGTTTCTGAGAAATGGCAGTATCTGCGCTTGATG GACAGTGCTCCCCTgaaaggaggcagaggaagcGCCACTATGGTGCAGAAATGCAAGCTGTGCTCCAGGGAGAACTCCATTG atattttaagcCAGACAATCAAACCTTACAAC GCTGAAGACAGCGAGAAGTTCAAAACGATAGTGGAGTTTGAATGCCGAGGTCTGGAACCAGTTGACTTTCAACCACAG GATTGGAATGACTATGATGAAAAAACAAAGGAATCTGTTGGAATCTATGAAGTTACCCACAAATTTGTAAAATGCTGA
- the CZIB gene encoding CXXC motif containing zinc binding protein isoform X1 — MGRIGLQLRATLENITGLRAAGEDFRWYLKLKCGNCGEVSEKWQYLRLMDSAPLKGGRGSATMVQKCKLCSRENSIDILSQTIKPYNAEDSEKFKTIVEFECRGLEPVDFQPQAGFVAEGAESGTPFNDINLLEKDWNDYDEKTKESVGIYEVTHKFVKC; from the exons ATGGGG AGGATCGGGCTGCAGCTGCGCGCCACGCTGGAGAACATCACGGGGCTGCGGGCCGCGGGCGAGGACTTCCGATGGTACCTCAAG ctgaaatgtggGAACTGTGGTGAAGTTTCTGAGAAATGGCAGTATCTGCGCTTGATG GACAGTGCTCCCCTgaaaggaggcagaggaagcGCCACTATGGTGCAGAAATGCAAGCTGTGCTCCAGGGAGAACTCCATTG atattttaagcCAGACAATCAAACCTTACAAC GCTGAAGACAGCGAGAAGTTCAAAACGATAGTGGAGTTTGAATGCCGAGGTCTGGAACCAGTTGACTTTCAACCACAG GCAGGGTTTGTTGCTgaaggtgcagaatctggcacaCCTTTCAATGACATAAACTTGTTAGAAAAG GATTGGAATGACTATGATGAAAAAACAAAGGAATCTGTTGGAATCTATGAAGTTACCCACAAATTTGTAAAATGCTGA